The following are encoded together in the Serratia odorifera genome:
- the metA gene encoding homoserine O-acetyltransferase MetA, translating to MPIRVPDELPAVSFLRNENVFVMASSRAKTQEIRPLKVLILNLMPKKIETENQFLRLLSNSPLQIDIQLLRIDSRESKNTPAEHLNNFYCDFEDIQNENFDGLIVTGAPLGLVDFCDVAYWPQIERVIDWAKNHVTSTLFVCWAVQAALNILYGIPKMTRDVKLSGVYQHQTLQPHALLTRGFDETFLAPHSRYADFPTDIIRQYTDLDILAESEQTGAYLFASKDKRLAFVTGHPEYDALTLAGEYCRDYDAGLNPSVPLNYFPDDNPQLAPKATWRSHGHLLFTNWLNYFVYQITPFDLRHMNPTLE from the coding sequence ATGCCGATTCGTGTTCCTGATGAGCTGCCTGCGGTAAGTTTCTTGCGAAATGAGAATGTCTTTGTCATGGCATCCTCACGAGCAAAAACACAGGAAATCAGGCCATTGAAAGTGCTGATCCTTAACCTGATGCCGAAAAAGATCGAGACGGAAAACCAGTTCCTGCGGCTGCTGTCCAATTCTCCGCTGCAAATCGACATTCAGTTGCTGCGTATCGACAGCCGCGAATCAAAGAACACCCCGGCCGAGCACCTGAATAACTTCTATTGTGATTTTGAAGACATACAAAACGAAAACTTTGACGGCCTGATCGTGACCGGCGCGCCATTAGGTCTGGTTGATTTCTGTGACGTCGCCTACTGGCCTCAGATTGAACGCGTTATCGATTGGGCGAAGAATCACGTGACCTCGACGCTGTTCGTGTGCTGGGCGGTACAGGCTGCGCTAAATATCCTGTACGGCATCCCCAAGATGACGCGCGATGTAAAGTTGTCCGGGGTGTACCAGCATCAAACGCTGCAACCGCACGCGTTATTGACCCGTGGTTTTGACGAAACCTTTTTGGCGCCGCACTCGCGTTATGCCGACTTCCCCACCGATATCATCCGTCAATATACCGATCTCGATATCTTGGCCGAGTCGGAGCAAACCGGCGCCTATCTGTTTGCCAGCAAAGACAAACGACTGGCGTTTGTTACCGGTCATCCAGAATACGATGCGTTGACGCTGGCGGGAGAGTATTGTCGGGATTATGATGCCGGCCTTAACCCCTCGGTTCCACTGAATTACTTCCCTGATGACAATCCTCAACTCGCACCAAAAGCTACCTGGCGCAGCCATGGCCATCTGCTGTTTACCAATTGGCTGAACTATTTTGTTTATCAGATCACCCCGTTCGATCTGCGCCATATGAATCCGACCCTCGAATAA